In Butyricicoccus intestinisimiae, the DNA window TCAAGGCGGCACCAATGTGTCCGGCGGACAAAAACAGCGCTTGTCTATTGCGCGTGCAATTGCCAAGCATCCGAAGATTTATCTGTTTGACGATTCGTTCTCTGCACTGGACTATAAGACCGATTTGACGCTGCGCAAGGAGCTTTCCAAGCAGACGGCGGATGCAACTGTGATTATTGTCGCACAGCGCATTTCAACGATTCTGCACGCGGACAACATTCTTGTACTGGATGAGGGTAAGCTTGTCGGCTCCGGCACGCATGAAGAATTGTTGGCTTCGTGTGAGACCTATCAGGAAATTGCAAAGAGCCAGCTGTCTGAGGCAGAGCTGGCGGGCGTAGAGAAAGGAGGCCGCGCATAATGGCACCAAGAAGAGGAATGATGCGGCGCGGACCCGGTGCGCCGACAGAAAAGGCGAAAAACTTTAAGGGGACGCTGCGGGAACTGCTCAAGTACATGGGCGTGTATAAAATTGCACTGCTCTTTGTGCTGATTTTTGCGGTTGGCTCGACCGTTTTTACGGTTGTTGGCCCGAAAATTCTCGGCAACGCAACAACCGAATTATTTCACGGCCTGATGGCAAAAATTTCCGGCACAGGCAGCATTGATTTTGATAAAATCGGCAAGATTTTGCTGGGGCTGATCATTCTGTATATTGTCAGTGCGCTGTTCGGCTTGATTCAGGGCTGGCTCATGACGGGCATTTCACAGAAAATGTGCCGCAAGATGCGCCGCGACATCAGCGAGAAAATCAATCGGATGCCGCTGGGATATTTTGAATCGCATCTGGTCGGCGATGTGCTATCGCGCATCACCAACGATGTTGATACCATGGGACAGTCGCTCAATCAGTCGGTCACCCAGCTGATTACCTCGCTGTGTACGGTCATCGGCGTCATTGCCATGATGCTGACGATCTCTCCGCTCATGACGCTGATTTCGCTGATTATCCTGCCGGTTTCCATGCTGCTGATTATGCTGGTGGTCAAGAAATCGCAGAAATACTTTAAGGCACAGCAGAAATATCTGGGAGAAATTGACGGCCAGATTGAGGAGACATTCTCCGGTCATCAGGTGGTCAAGGCGTTCAATCGAGAGCAGACGGAACTGGAGAATTTCAAAAAGACCAACGATATTTTGTATGAATCCGCATGGAAGAGCCAATTTTTGTCCGGTCTTATGATGCCGGTCATGAACTTTGTCAGCAATCTGGGATATGTAGCGGTGGCGATTGTCGGCGCGATGCTGGCAGCTAACGGAACCATTGAAATCGGCGGCATTGTATCGTTTGTTCAGTACGTCAAGCGCTTTACCCAGCCGATTACCCAGCTGGCACAGGTATCCAATATGCTGCAGTCCATGGCGGCTTCTGCCGAGCGCATCTTCGAATTCCTCAATGAGGAGGAGGAGCAGCAGACGGTTGAGAATCCGGCATCTCCGGACTGCATCAATGGTCAGGTTTCTTTCGAGCATGTCCAGTTTGGCTACAAGCCGGATCATCTGGTCATCCATGATTTCAATTGTGACGTCAAGCCGGGACAAATGGTAGCGATTGTCGGTCCGACCGGCGCGGGCAAAACCACCATGGTCAAGCTGCTCATGCGATTTTACGATGTCAATTCCGGTGCCATCCGGCTCAACGGTCATGATATTCGCGATTTCAACCGCTCGGACCTGCGTGAGGGCTTCGGCATGGTTTTGCAGGACACTTGGCTGTTTAAGGGAACGATTATGGAAAATATCCGGTACGGCAGACTGGATGCAACCGATGAAGAAGTCATTGCGGCGGCCAAGGCGGCGCGCGCAGACCGATTCATCCGCACGCTGCCGGGCGGATATCAGATGGAACTGAACGAAGAGGCGTCCAATGTCTCGCAGGGTCAGAAACAGCTGCTCACGATTGCGCGTGCAATTTTGGCAGACAATCCGA includes these proteins:
- a CDS encoding ABC transporter ATP-binding protein: MAPRRGMMRRGPGAPTEKAKNFKGTLRELLKYMGVYKIALLFVLIFAVGSTVFTVVGPKILGNATTELFHGLMAKISGTGSIDFDKIGKILLGLIILYIVSALFGLIQGWLMTGISQKMCRKMRRDISEKINRMPLGYFESHLVGDVLSRITNDVDTMGQSLNQSVTQLITSLCTVIGVIAMMLTISPLMTLISLIILPVSMLLIMLVVKKSQKYFKAQQKYLGEIDGQIEETFSGHQVVKAFNREQTELENFKKTNDILYESAWKSQFLSGLMMPVMNFVSNLGYVAVAIVGAMLAANGTIEIGGIVSFVQYVKRFTQPITQLAQVSNMLQSMAASAERIFEFLNEEEEQQTVENPASPDCINGQVSFEHVQFGYKPDHLVIHDFNCDVKPGQMVAIVGPTGAGKTTMVKLLMRFYDVNSGAIRLNGHDIRDFNRSDLREGFGMVLQDTWLFKGTIMENIRYGRLDATDEEVIAAAKAARADRFIRTLPGGYQMELNEEASNVSQGQKQLLTIARAILADNPILILDEATSSVDTRTEQLIQDAMAHLMQGRTSFVIAHRLSTIRDADLILVMKDGDIIEQGTHQQLLEQNGFYAGLYQSQFEDAS